One window of the Labilibaculum sp. genome contains the following:
- a CDS encoding DEAD/DEAH box helicase yields the protein MTFDKLEIIDPILKAIGEKGYTHPTPIQEKSIPILLRKRDLLGCAQTGTGKTAAFAIPILQHIYNDETPEKGRRKIKALVVTPTRELAIQIKDSFSEYGKYTGILNTVIFGGVKQGAQTQALNRGVDVLVATPGRLLDLIQQGYISLRDIKYFVLDEADQMLDMGFIHDIRRIIDLLPKRRQSLFFSATMPASIVSLAGKILGNPDRVTVKPEQTTAEKVGQSLYYVSKKAKPKLLIFLLKTEETDSTLVFSRTKHGADKVVKGLQKAGIPAEAIHGNKSQNARQLALSNFKNGSTKVLVATDIAARGIDVSELSLVVNYDLPNIPETYVHRIGRTGRASASGNAISFCDTEEKPYLKDIQKLIRQDIDVVKDHPFLPGGVEDNAVEEVKSDRRRQQPRASKSSKPSNSSRSSGSRSSNSSKSSGSSRTPNSSKPSYSGNKEWRRGNSASKKRAE from the coding sequence ATGACATTTGACAAATTAGAGATTATAGATCCCATTCTTAAAGCGATTGGGGAAAAAGGTTATACACATCCCACTCCAATTCAGGAAAAATCAATACCCATTTTACTTCGCAAAAGAGATTTATTAGGTTGTGCACAAACAGGAACGGGTAAAACTGCAGCATTTGCAATTCCAATTTTACAGCATATTTACAATGATGAAACACCGGAAAAAGGCCGTCGCAAAATTAAGGCTTTGGTGGTAACTCCAACCCGCGAATTGGCTATTCAGATTAAGGATAGTTTTTCAGAGTATGGAAAATATACTGGAATTTTGAATACCGTTATTTTTGGGGGAGTGAAACAAGGCGCACAAACACAGGCTTTAAACCGAGGTGTTGATGTGTTGGTTGCCACTCCGGGAAGATTGCTGGATTTAATACAGCAGGGGTATATTTCATTAAGAGACATTAAGTATTTTGTTTTGGATGAGGCAGACCAGATGCTCGACATGGGGTTCATTCATGACATTCGCAGAATTATTGATCTATTGCCTAAAAGAAGACAATCCTTGTTTTTTTCTGCAACCATGCCGGCAAGCATCGTAAGTTTGGCAGGTAAAATTTTAGGTAATCCTGATAGAGTAACAGTAAAGCCGGAACAGACTACAGCCGAAAAAGTTGGGCAATCGCTTTACTACGTGAGTAAAAAAGCAAAACCAAAATTGCTGATTTTTCTTTTGAAAACTGAAGAAACCGATTCTACCCTGGTGTTTTCGAGAACAAAACATGGTGCCGATAAGGTAGTTAAAGGCTTGCAAAAGGCAGGCATTCCGGCCGAAGCAATTCATGGGAATAAATCTCAAAATGCCCGACAGCTTGCTTTAAGTAATTTTAAAAATGGAAGTACAAAGGTACTTGTTGCAACAGATATTGCAGCCAGAGGTATTGATGTGTCGGAATTGTCTTTGGTTGTAAATTACGATTTACCAAATATTCCTGAAACTTACGTTCATCGCATCGGACGAACAGGTCGTGCAAGTGCGAGCGGCAATGCAATTTCATTCTGTGATACAGAAGAAAAACCATATCTTAAAGATATCCAGAAGTTAATAAGACAAGATATTGACGTGGTTAAGGATCATCCTTTTCTTCCGGGTGGAGTAGAGGATAATGCCGTAGAGGAAGTGAAGTCAGATAGAAGAAGGCAACAGCCCAGGGCATCTAAATCTTCAAAACCATCAAATTCATCCAGATCGTCCGGTTCAAGATCATCGAATTCTTCAAAGTCTTCAGGTTCTTCCAGAACGCCAAATTCTTCGAAACCATCATATTCAGGAAATAAAGAATGGAGACGTGGCAATTCAGCCTCCAAGAAACGGGCTGAATAA
- a CDS encoding MG2 domain-containing protein — MRKKFYLLISLAILILATFSCKDKKSVKQKVDPGFGQYISAFTSGVISAGSVIQIRLVNDYDQKIESGQELEEGIVSIAPSVKGKAYWKDPRCIEFRPETRMESGKEYKVNVKLSKLMEVPAKYAELKFNFQTIKQSFAFTGEGLQSYDKTDMLYQKYKGYITTADVIVDDEIESVLVATINSQKKNIEWMHSADGKQHHFVVDSLKREEDKGELNLVWNGASIGVDEKGEKEIEIPALNVFKVMSAKVIQQPEQYVSVRFSDPLKKNQNLDGLIRIDGVSSLKFIVEGNEVRAYPGYRLSGIKMISFEEGIRNAMEYALMKSTKMELTFEDIKPAVRLIGKGVISPSSQGLILPFEAVSLKAVDVRVVEIFENNVHQFLQDNKMGESGNIRRVARLILQKRIDLGTNRAIDLRKWNAFTLDIANYIDVKPGSIYRIELRFRKEYALYACGTEQESENELSSLDDLVAEQQLEKEMQDWDQPGWYESYYYPAGYTWREEENPCHVSYYNGERFVSRNLFASDLGIIAKGGTDKSITFAVSNLITAEPEASVELEVYNYQKQLMARSKTDKDGLVKVQLDRQPFLLVAKKGDQRGYLRLDDGSSLSLSNFDVGGQVVQKGIKGYLYGERGVWRPGDNLYLTFVLEDSNDVLPDNHPVVFELINPQGQTVTHKISTGGTNGFYSFTSSTDADAPTGTWSARIKVGGATFTKTIKIETVKPNRLKIKLEFESEVLKSAAVNQKANLEVKWLHGAIARDLKSNISLRLTPAKTSFGKYPRYIFDDPSKEFYADEQVIFDGKVDQNGKAVVDLDLKGNKSAPGMLNANFITRVFEKGGDFSIDMQRVKFAPYQSFVGIQMPESERGWYLTDTDHEIQIATVNSDGAPVDRKDLDVKVYKIDWRWWWDAGEENLASYISRSSTRIISHQKVSTKEGKAKFKLNIEYNNWRDYGRYLIRVTDPVSGHSTGETAYFSKWYGRTPEGMPGNASMLSFTSDKDKYQVGEKATVTIPSSKSGKALVSIETGAKVLHAFWVDTKSKESEFSFDITPAMAPNAYVSVSLVQPHAQTENDLPIRMYGVIPILVEDPNTRLNPEIKMPDVLEPEKEFEVTVSEKDGKAMTYTLAVVDDGLLDLTRFKTPNPWNTFYAREALGVKTWDMYDLVMGAFGARLEKAFAIGGDEDLGEKKQAKANRFKPVVLFYGPYTLHAGDSKLHKITMPNYVGSVRTMVVAGDKGAYGSAEKTTQVRKPLMILASLPRVVGPAESVKLPVTVFAMDPKIKNVKVRIEPNEFLISEGGLEKIVVFEKTGEQVIDFDLKVASKLGIAKVKVFAESGNVKTTYDIELDVRNPNPRVVNVSDTLLKAGESWANVLKLPGMEGTNKGVLELSNIPPIDFGRRLEYLIGYPHGCIEQTTSSVFPQLFLDKVVTLDSEQKARISKNVQAGLNRLLSFQMPNGGFSYWPGGDYESDWGTSYAGHFMLKAEEMGYTLPIGLKSAWLRYQKSAAKSWESSSYRGGVYYSRHDLLQAYRLYTLAEAEIPDLASMNRMREQTKLSSAAKWRLAAAYRLIGQTEVAENLIENLGTEVEAYREHSGSFGSDTRDRAMILETLSLLDKKTKAFPLVQKLSAELSSKSWMSTQTTAFCLIGMAEFAGRGESKQLSVSYSLNGGEIQELSSNNPVIQIPLDLKTGKPSVKVNNLSDGVLYARVSMSGIPATGDQTSAEENLKMKISYKDMQGNLIDVKTLHQGTDFKVEVRIENPGVMDNYEQMALTQIFPSGWEIVNTRFGDVDELVKSDVPTYQDIRDDRVYTYFDLDRNKSKIFTVTMNAAYVGKYYLPTVNCEAMYDDRIHARKPGQWVEVVK; from the coding sequence ATGAGAAAGAAATTCTACCTCCTGATTTCGTTGGCGATATTGATCCTTGCGACGTTTTCCTGTAAAGACAAAAAGAGTGTAAAACAAAAAGTTGATCCTGGTTTTGGGCAATATATTTCGGCTTTTACTTCCGGAGTTATTTCTGCCGGGTCGGTGATTCAAATAAGACTGGTAAATGATTACGATCAAAAGATTGAATCTGGTCAGGAACTGGAAGAGGGAATTGTTAGTATTGCTCCTTCGGTAAAGGGAAAAGCATATTGGAAAGATCCTCGTTGTATTGAATTCCGACCAGAAACCAGAATGGAATCGGGAAAAGAATACAAAGTGAATGTGAAACTATCGAAATTGATGGAGGTTCCTGCGAAATATGCCGAGCTAAAATTCAATTTCCAAACCATAAAACAAAGTTTTGCCTTTACAGGAGAAGGCTTGCAATCTTACGATAAAACAGATATGCTTTATCAGAAATACAAAGGGTACATCACAACAGCTGATGTAATTGTTGATGATGAGATTGAATCAGTTTTGGTTGCCACAATTAATTCTCAGAAAAAAAATATTGAGTGGATGCATTCTGCTGATGGAAAACAGCATCATTTTGTTGTGGATAGCTTGAAAAGAGAAGAGGACAAAGGAGAATTGAATTTAGTGTGGAACGGGGCATCCATTGGAGTGGATGAAAAAGGGGAGAAAGAAATTGAGATTCCTGCATTAAATGTTTTTAAAGTGATGAGTGCAAAGGTGATTCAGCAACCGGAGCAATATGTGTCGGTTCGTTTTTCTGATCCACTGAAAAAGAATCAAAATCTGGATGGTTTAATTCGTATTGACGGAGTATCTTCTTTGAAATTTATTGTAGAAGGAAATGAAGTCAGGGCTTATCCCGGCTATCGGTTATCTGGAATCAAAATGATAAGTTTCGAAGAGGGAATTAGAAATGCAATGGAATACGCTTTGATGAAAAGCACTAAGATGGAACTCACTTTTGAGGACATTAAACCGGCAGTCCGATTAATCGGAAAAGGAGTTATTTCTCCTTCATCGCAAGGATTGATTTTACCATTCGAGGCAGTTAGTTTAAAAGCTGTTGATGTAAGGGTAGTTGAAATATTTGAGAACAATGTACATCAGTTTTTGCAGGATAACAAAATGGGTGAATCGGGCAATATTCGAAGAGTAGCTCGATTGATTTTGCAGAAACGAATCGATTTGGGAACCAATCGAGCCATTGATTTGCGCAAATGGAACGCGTTCACTTTGGACATTGCGAATTACATTGATGTGAAGCCTGGGTCGATTTACCGAATCGAATTGCGTTTTAGAAAAGAATATGCATTGTATGCATGCGGTACAGAGCAGGAAAGCGAGAATGAGTTAAGCAGTTTAGATGATTTAGTTGCAGAGCAGCAACTGGAGAAAGAAATGCAGGATTGGGATCAGCCGGGATGGTATGAATCTTACTATTATCCTGCCGGATACACGTGGAGAGAGGAAGAGAATCCTTGTCATGTATCCTATTATAACGGAGAACGGTTTGTTAGCCGGAATTTATTTGCTTCCGATTTGGGGATTATTGCGAAAGGCGGAACTGATAAATCGATCACTTTTGCGGTTTCCAATTTGATTACTGCAGAACCGGAAGCTTCGGTTGAATTGGAAGTGTACAACTACCAAAAACAGCTGATGGCCCGAAGTAAAACCGATAAAGATGGTTTGGTTAAAGTACAGTTGGACAGGCAACCTTTCCTTTTGGTTGCAAAAAAAGGAGATCAACGCGGGTATTTGCGTTTGGATGACGGATCCTCGCTTTCGCTTAGTAATTTTGATGTTGGCGGACAAGTTGTTCAAAAAGGAATAAAAGGATATTTATACGGAGAACGTGGTGTTTGGCGTCCGGGAGATAATTTATACCTGACCTTTGTTTTAGAGGATTCCAATGATGTATTACCAGATAATCATCCGGTTGTTTTTGAGTTGATAAATCCTCAGGGACAAACCGTTACTCATAAAATAAGTACAGGAGGAACCAATGGATTTTATTCTTTCACCAGCTCAACGGATGCTGATGCACCAACAGGAACCTGGTCGGCCAGAATAAAAGTTGGAGGTGCCACTTTTACAAAAACGATAAAAATAGAGACAGTCAAACCAAACAGGTTAAAAATAAAGCTTGAATTCGAATCTGAAGTTTTAAAATCTGCGGCAGTGAATCAAAAAGCCAATCTGGAAGTGAAATGGCTGCATGGAGCCATTGCCCGCGATTTAAAATCAAATATCAGTCTGCGGTTGACTCCAGCTAAAACCTCATTCGGTAAATATCCCCGCTATATTTTTGATGACCCGTCGAAAGAATTTTATGCCGACGAACAAGTCATTTTTGATGGAAAAGTAGATCAGAATGGAAAAGCCGTTGTGGATTTGGATTTGAAAGGAAACAAATCTGCTCCTGGAATGTTGAATGCCAATTTCATAACCCGTGTATTTGAAAAGGGCGGTGATTTTAGTATCGATATGCAAAGGGTGAAGTTTGCTCCCTATCAATCATTTGTTGGGATACAAATGCCGGAATCGGAGAGGGGTTGGTATTTAACGGATACTGATCATGAAATTCAAATTGCCACTGTAAATTCTGACGGAGCTCCTGTAGATCGAAAAGATTTGGATGTGAAAGTTTACAAGATCGACTGGAGATGGTGGTGGGATGCAGGTGAGGAAAATCTGGCTTCATACATTAGCCGTTCATCAACCCGGATTATTTCGCATCAAAAGGTAAGTACCAAAGAGGGAAAAGCGAAATTTAAGTTGAATATTGAATACAACAACTGGCGTGATTACGGACGTTATTTAATTCGGGTGACCGATCCTGTGAGTGGTCATTCAACAGGAGAAACAGCTTATTTTTCAAAATGGTATGGCCGCACGCCTGAAGGAATGCCGGGCAATGCAAGCATGCTTTCTTTTACATCTGATAAAGATAAATATCAGGTAGGTGAAAAAGCTACGGTAACAATTCCGTCATCAAAATCAGGAAAAGCTTTGGTAAGTATTGAAACCGGAGCAAAGGTTTTGCACGCGTTTTGGGTAGATACAAAATCTAAGGAATCAGAATTTTCCTTTGATATTACCCCTGCAATGGCTCCCAATGCATATGTTAGTGTGAGTTTGGTGCAACCTCATGCTCAAACCGAGAACGATTTGCCGATTCGAATGTATGGTGTTATTCCAATTTTGGTTGAAGATCCAAATACCCGATTGAATCCGGAAATTAAAATGCCTGATGTGTTGGAGCCGGAGAAAGAATTTGAGGTGACAGTTTCGGAGAAGGATGGAAAGGCCATGACTTATACTTTAGCGGTTGTTGATGATGGTTTGCTTGATTTAACACGCTTTAAAACACCAAATCCCTGGAATACATTTTATGCCCGCGAAGCTCTTGGAGTGAAAACCTGGGATATGTATGATTTGGTGATGGGGGCATTTGGTGCCAGACTGGAAAAAGCATTTGCTATTGGAGGTGATGAAGATTTGGGAGAAAAGAAACAGGCCAAGGCAAATCGGTTTAAACCCGTGGTACTGTTTTATGGTCCTTACACATTACACGCCGGAGATAGCAAATTGCATAAAATTACCATGCCTAATTATGTTGGATCTGTGCGCACCATGGTAGTTGCAGGAGATAAGGGAGCTTATGGTTCTGCCGAGAAAACGACTCAGGTTCGCAAGCCTTTAATGATACTGGCAAGCTTGCCTAGAGTGGTTGGTCCGGCAGAATCAGTAAAATTGCCGGTTACTGTTTTTGCTATGGATCCTAAAATTAAGAACGTAAAAGTAAGAATCGAACCCAATGAATTTCTTATCAGCGAAGGCGGTCTTGAAAAGATCGTGGTTTTTGAAAAAACGGGAGAGCAGGTAATTGATTTTGATTTGAAAGTGGCTTCTAAATTAGGTATTGCCAAAGTAAAGGTTTTTGCTGAAAGTGGAAATGTAAAAACAACTTATGATATTGAACTGGATGTGCGTAATCCGAATCCACGTGTGGTAAATGTAAGTGACACATTATTAAAAGCGGGTGAGAGCTGGGCAAATGTATTGAAACTACCCGGAATGGAAGGAACCAACAAAGGGGTTTTGGAATTGTCTAATATTCCACCAATCGATTTTGGTCGTCGTTTGGAATATCTTATCGGATATCCTCATGGATGCATTGAACAAACAACTTCGTCGGTTTTCCCTCAGTTATTTTTAGATAAAGTAGTGACTCTGGATTCAGAACAAAAAGCCCGGATTTCTAAAAACGTTCAGGCTGGATTGAACCGTTTGTTGAGTTTTCAAATGCCAAATGGTGGATTTAGTTATTGGCCGGGAGGCGATTATGAAAGTGATTGGGGAACCAGTTATGCGGGGCATTTTATGCTGAAGGCTGAGGAAATGGGCTATACTTTGCCAATTGGCTTGAAATCTGCATGGTTACGATATCAAAAATCTGCAGCTAAAAGCTGGGAGAGTTCTTCTTACCGCGGTGGTGTTTACTATTCCCGTCATGATCTGCTGCAGGCATACCGCTTGTATACTCTTGCCGAAGCTGAAATTCCTGATTTGGCTTCAATGAATAGGATGAGAGAACAAACAAAACTTTCATCAGCTGCAAAATGGAGATTGGCAGCAGCTTATCGTTTAATAGGACAAACAGAAGTTGCAGAGAATCTGATTGAAAATCTGGGAACGGAAGTGGAAGCTTATCGTGAACATTCAGGTTCTTTTGGGTCTGATACCCGTGACAGAGCGATGATTCTGGAAACTTTAAGTTTGCTTGATAAAAAAACTAAGGCTTTTCCTTTGGTTCAGAAATTATCAGCAGAATTATCAAGTAAGTCCTGGATGAGTACACAAACAACAGCATTTTGTTTAATCGGTATGGCAGAGTTTGCCGGACGTGGGGAATCAAAGCAATTGAGTGTTTCTTACTCCTTGAATGGTGGTGAAATTCAGGAATTATCGAGTAATAATCCGGTCATTCAGATTCCTTTGGATTTAAAAACAGGGAAACCAAGTGTAAAAGTCAACAACCTATCCGATGGTGTTCTTTATGCGCGGGTAAGTATGAGTGGAATTCCTGCAACAGGAGATCAGACTTCTGCCGAGGAGAATCTGAAAATGAAGATTTCGTACAAAGATATGCAGGGAAATCTGATTGATGTGAAAACCCTGCATCAGGGAACTGATTTTAAAGTAGAAGTTCGGATTGAAAATCCGGGTGTGATGGACAATTATGAACAAATGGCTTTAACTCAGATATTCCCATCGGGCTGGGAGATTGTGAATACTCGTTTCGGAGATGTTGATGAACTTGTAAAATCTGATGTTCCAACTTATCAGGATATTCGTGATGACCGGGTGTATACCTATTTTGATTTGGATCGAAATAAGAGCAAAATCTTCACGGTTACCATGAATGCGGCTTACGTTGGAAAATATTATCTTCCAACGGTAAATTGCGAAGCTATGTACGATGATCGTATTCATGCCCGCAAGCCGGGTCAATGGGTTGAAGTTGTGAAATAA
- a CDS encoding NADP-dependent oxidoreductase, with translation MQTIQLKSRPVGVPKLSDFKFVTEEQPQIKDGEMILKTTYISVDPYLRGRMMEGKSYIEPFELNKAISSGIIAEVVESKLAGFSKGDFVSGMLEWKEVQISKGEGLLKVDAKKAPLSSYLGVLGMTGLTAYFGLLDIGKPKAGETVVVSGAAGAVGSIVGQIAKIMGCRVVGIAGSNGKVEQLISESGFDAAINYNTAGSMTQAIAEACPNGVDVYFDNVGGEISDGVMMNLNRFARIIVCGAISMYNATSVPMGPRVQPILIKNSVLMQGFIVSNYLEKWGEAIPQLAKWLQEGKLKSTETIVEGFENTPQAFLDLFEGKNKGKMIVKI, from the coding sequence ATGCAAACAATACAATTAAAAAGCAGACCGGTAGGCGTACCAAAATTATCCGATTTTAAATTTGTGACTGAAGAACAGCCGCAAATTAAAGATGGAGAAATGATTTTAAAGACAACATATATTTCTGTTGATCCTTACTTAAGAGGACGAATGATGGAAGGCAAATCGTATATCGAACCGTTTGAGTTGAACAAAGCAATTAGCTCTGGGATAATTGCAGAGGTTGTTGAGTCAAAATTGGCAGGTTTTAGCAAAGGTGATTTTGTATCAGGCATGCTGGAATGGAAAGAGGTTCAGATATCTAAAGGCGAAGGCTTGTTAAAGGTGGATGCAAAGAAAGCTCCATTGTCTTCTTACTTGGGCGTGTTGGGAATGACAGGTTTAACGGCTTATTTTGGATTGCTGGATATTGGAAAACCAAAAGCAGGAGAAACAGTAGTGGTTTCGGGAGCAGCAGGAGCTGTGGGAAGCATTGTGGGACAAATTGCAAAGATAATGGGCTGCAGGGTTGTTGGTATCGCAGGCAGCAACGGGAAAGTTGAGCAGCTGATTTCGGAATCTGGTTTCGATGCTGCAATTAATTACAATACTGCCGGAAGTATGACTCAGGCAATCGCAGAAGCTTGTCCTAACGGAGTAGATGTTTATTTCGATAATGTAGGCGGAGAAATTTCAGATGGCGTGATGATGAATTTGAATCGTTTTGCACGAATCATTGTTTGCGGAGCAATTTCGATGTATAATGCGACCAGCGTACCAATGGGACCTAGAGTTCAGCCCATACTGATTAAGAATTCGGTACTGATGCAAGGATTTATAGTATCCAATTATCTGGAGAAATGGGGAGAAGCAATTCCTCAATTGGCAAAATGGCTGCAGGAAGGAAAATTAAAATCAACCGAAACAATTGTTGAAGGATTTGAAAATACGCCGCAGGCTTTTCTTGATCTTTTCGAAGGAAAGAATAAGGGAAAAATGATTGTGAAAATATAA
- a CDS encoding type 1 glutamine amidotransferase domain-containing protein, with the protein MTITTGALKILFVLTSHSQMGDTGHKTGFWVEEFANPYYTLVDQGVDITIATPKGGVAPIDPTSSLPQNATEDTKRFNQDEAVQKKINETIALADINFEDYDAVFYPGGHGPLWDLAEDATSAKLIQDFDAAKKPIAFVCHAPAALRHVKNAQGEFLVKGKKVTGFTNEEEEAVQLTKVVPFLVEDMLKENGGIYSKGDNWAAYAVQDGNLITGQNPASSALVAEMLLKMLQKK; encoded by the coding sequence ATGACGATAACAACAGGAGCTTTGAAAATATTATTCGTGCTGACTTCTCATTCTCAAATGGGAGATACAGGTCACAAAACCGGATTTTGGGTGGAAGAATTTGCCAATCCTTATTATACCTTAGTCGATCAGGGTGTTGATATAACAATTGCCACACCAAAGGGAGGCGTGGCACCAATCGATCCAACTTCTAGCTTGCCTCAAAATGCGACTGAGGATACCAAGCGTTTTAATCAGGATGAAGCAGTTCAGAAAAAGATTAATGAAACCATTGCTTTGGCAGATATCAATTTTGAAGATTACGATGCGGTATTCTATCCTGGCGGACATGGTCCTCTTTGGGATTTGGCGGAAGATGCAACTTCGGCAAAATTAATTCAGGATTTTGATGCCGCAAAGAAACCAATAGCCTTTGTTTGCCATGCACCGGCAGCCTTGCGGCATGTGAAAAATGCACAAGGTGAATTCCTGGTGAAAGGCAAAAAAGTGACCGGATTTACAAATGAAGAAGAGGAAGCTGTTCAGTTGACTAAGGTTGTTCCATTTTTGGTAGAAGACATGTTGAAGGAAAATGGAGGTATTTACAGCAAAGGTGATAATTGGGCTGCTTATGCCGTTCAGGATGGTAATTTAATTACCGGTCAGAATCCGGCATCATCAGCACTTGTAGCCGAAATGCTGTTAAAGATGCTTCAAAAGAAGTAA
- the pbpC gene encoding penicillin-binding protein 1C, with product MLAFLLLGLGFWFSLPSKLFHDPTSTILYSREGKLLGARIAADGQWRFPESERVAEKFEQSLLAFEDQYFYYHPGVNPVSLGRALIQNIKAGHVVSGGSTLSMQLIRISRKGKSRNIYQKLIEMIKAIRLELGYSKKKILAMYASHAPFGGNVVGLEAASWRFFARNAKDLSWAEAATLAVLPNAPSLIYPGRNSRKLRDKRNRLLDRLVERGIIDSMTCKLAKLEEIPSKIHSLPMLAPHLLDQANVEHTGERITSSLNYRLQLQVNALVRKYQQNLEANQIHNMAVLVLDVESGQSIAYVGNTAKLDEENHGNQVDVVRAARSTGSVLKPFLFAGMLTNGEILPNTLIPDIPTQIAGYSPKNFNLRYDGAVPAQKALSRSLNVPAVRMLRDYGVERFHHMMKELGMSTLNRPAGHYGLSLILGGAEGTLWDLCGIYSGLARTLSHYNQFNKAYFVNDIRESSYRLKDSVKLGKDGAQPRLSAASIYQTFEALLEVNRPDGENGWKSFSSSRKVAWKTGTSFGFRDAWAIGATPNYVVGVWVGNADGEGRPGLTGVSAAAPVMFDVFNLLPSGSWFDVPFEEMEEIPVCRQSGYRAGRWCETVDTILVCKTGLETNSCPYHRLVHLDAGKRYQVNSQCEKVSNMKHVNWFVLPPAMEWYYKKRNALYRPLPPFRDDCSGVQNQEVMELIYPKGNDQIFVPIDLDGIRGKVVFEMAHHDPEAEVFWHLDGDFIGSTVLLHQKELSPEEGEHLLSLVDNHGNTLYKKFTVVGKDEDEIK from the coding sequence ATGTTGGCATTTTTGTTGTTGGGGCTCGGATTTTGGTTTTCTCTGCCATCAAAATTATTTCACGATCCCACATCAACTATTCTATATAGTAGAGAAGGAAAGCTGCTTGGGGCTAGAATCGCTGCAGATGGACAATGGCGGTTTCCGGAATCAGAACGGGTAGCCGAAAAGTTTGAACAGTCACTTTTGGCATTTGAGGATCAGTATTTTTATTATCATCCGGGAGTGAATCCTGTTTCGTTAGGAAGAGCTTTAATTCAAAATATAAAGGCTGGTCATGTGGTGAGCGGAGGAAGCACGCTAAGCATGCAATTGATTCGTATTTCCAGAAAAGGCAAGAGTCGGAACATCTATCAGAAACTGATTGAAATGATTAAAGCGATTCGCCTGGAGTTGGGATATTCTAAAAAGAAGATTCTTGCCATGTATGCTTCTCATGCTCCTTTTGGAGGAAATGTGGTTGGCTTGGAAGCTGCTTCGTGGCGTTTTTTTGCACGAAATGCCAAAGATTTATCATGGGCAGAAGCTGCCACTTTAGCAGTATTGCCAAATGCTCCTTCATTAATTTATCCGGGAAGAAACAGCAGGAAACTTCGTGATAAACGAAATCGCCTTTTGGATCGGTTGGTGGAAAGAGGAATTATTGATTCCATGACTTGTAAATTGGCAAAATTAGAAGAAATACCTTCTAAAATTCATTCATTGCCAATGTTGGCTCCTCATTTATTGGATCAGGCAAATGTTGAACATACAGGCGAACGAATTACAAGCTCTTTAAACTATCGGCTTCAATTGCAGGTAAATGCGTTGGTCCGAAAATACCAGCAAAACTTAGAGGCCAATCAGATTCACAATATGGCAGTTTTGGTTTTGGATGTTGAATCGGGACAAAGCATAGCTTATGTTGGAAATACAGCAAAATTAGATGAGGAAAATCATGGGAATCAGGTGGATGTTGTTCGTGCTGCACGAAGTACCGGAAGTGTTTTAAAACCATTTTTGTTTGCCGGAATGCTGACTAATGGCGAAATTCTTCCCAATACTCTGATACCTGACATACCTACTCAGATAGCAGGCTATTCGCCCAAGAATTTTAATCTTCGCTACGATGGTGCCGTTCCAGCTCAAAAGGCGTTGTCACGGTCTTTAAATGTGCCTGCAGTTCGCATGCTTCGCGATTACGGAGTAGAGCGTTTTCACCATATGATGAAGGAATTGGGGATGAGTACGCTCAATCGTCCGGCCGGACATTATGGATTGTCTTTAATATTGGGTGGAGCAGAAGGTACATTGTGGGATTTATGTGGAATATATTCAGGATTGGCAAGAACTTTAAGTCATTACAATCAATTTAATAAAGCTTATTTTGTTAATGATATTCGGGAGTCTTCTTACCGACTGAAGGATTCTGTGAAATTGGGAAAAGATGGAGCTCAGCCAAGACTAAGTGCGGCTTCCATTTATCAAACATTTGAAGCTTTGCTGGAAGTCAACAGACCGGATGGTGAAAATGGGTGGAAATCTTTTTCTTCATCACGAAAAGTGGCCTGGAAAACCGGAACGAGCTTTGGTTTTCGGGATGCCTGGGCTATTGGAGCAACACCAAATTATGTTGTTGGTGTTTGGGTTGGTAATGCTGATGGAGAAGGCCGGCCGGGCTTAACGGGTGTAAGTGCAGCAGCGCCTGTGATGTTCGATGTGTTTAATTTGCTTCCTTCTGGTTCTTGGTTTGATGTTCCGTTTGAGGAGATGGAAGAGATTCCTGTTTGCAGGCAAAGTGGATACAGGGCAGGTCGATGGTGCGAGACTGTTGATACCATATTGGTTTGCAAGACCGGTTTGGAGACCAATTCATGTCCCTATCACAGACTTGTACATTTGGATGCCGGCAAGAGGTATCAGGTGAATTCTCAATGCGAGAAAGTAAGTAACATGAAACATGTAAATTGGTTTGTTTTGCCACCTGCAATGGAATGGTACTATAAAAAAAGAAATGCTCTGTATCGGCCTTTACCTCCCTTTCGGGATGATTGTTCAGGAGTTCAAAATCAAGAGGTTATGGAGTTGATTTATCCGAAGGGAAACGATCAGATTTTTGTCCCAATAGATTTGGATGGAATTCGTGGGAAAGTTGTTTTCGAGATGGCTCATCATGATCCGGAAGCTGAAGTTTTCTGGCATCTTGATGGTGATTTTATAGGCAGTACGGTTCTGCTTCATCAGAAGGAATTAAGTCCTGAAGAAGGAGAACATCTGCTTAGTTTGGTTGACAATCATGGCAATACATTGTATAAAAAATTTACCGTGGTTGGAAAAGATGAAGATGAGATCAAATAA